A DNA window from Amphiprion ocellaris isolate individual 3 ecotype Okinawa chromosome 8, ASM2253959v1, whole genome shotgun sequence contains the following coding sequences:
- the guca1b gene encoding guanylyl cyclase-activating protein 2 — protein MGQRLSEESDQDKEIDVAELQEWYKKFVVECPSGTLFMHEFKSFFGVTDNKEAADYIENMFRAFDKNGDNTIDFLEYVAALNLVLRGKLEHKLKWTFKMYDKDGSGCIDKTELLEIVESIYRLKKACHGELDEECNLLSPDQVVDRIFELVDENGDGELSLDEFIDGARRDKWVMKMLQMDVNPGDWINERRRSANF, from the exons ATGGGTCAGCGCCTGAGTGAAGAAAGTGACCAGGACAAGGAAATCGATGTGGCAGAGCTGCAGGAATGGTACAAAAAGTTTGTTGTGGAATGCCCAAGTGGGACTCTGTTCATGCACGAGTTCAAGAGTTTTTTTGGTGTTACGGATAACAAGGAGGCTGCAGATTACATTGAAAACATGTTTCGAGCTTTCGACAAGAATGGC GACAACACCATCGATTTTCTGGAGTATGTGGCAGCTTTGAACTTAGTCCTCAGGGGAAAACTGGAGCATAAGCTCAAATGGACATTCAAAATGTATGATAAAGATGGAAGCGGATGCATCGATAAAACTGAGCTTCTTGAAATTGTGGAg TCTATTTATCGACTGAAGAAAGCCTGCCATGGAGAGCTGGATGAGGAATGTAATCTGCTGAGCCCAGACCAAGTGGTTGACCGGATATTTGAGCTGGTTGATGAAAATGGAGATG GGGAGCTCTCACTGGATGAGTTCATTGATGGAGCACGGAGGGACAAGTGGGTGatgaagatgctgcagatggaCGTGAACCCAGGGGACTGGATTAATGAGCGAAGACGCAGTGCCAACTTCTAA
- the LOC111572084 gene encoding serine/threonine-protein phosphatase 4 regulatory subunit 2-A-like isoform X2, translating to MDIDAFLEAFQDFEKKGKRETCPVLEQFLCHVAKTGQPMISWSQFKTYFMFKLEKVMDDFHASTPEQRGLHNPNVEYIPFEEMKKRILKIVDGYNGIPFTIQRLCELLTDPKRNYTGTDKFLRGLEKNVMVVSCVYPSSEKNGASSVNRMNGVMFPGNSSLYSDRNVNGPGTPKPLTRPKLSLSTSLSTNGLPDSPISREPEPTKEEVEEHFISESSLSEGAVTPNSGIKNKHPEEEEDSDADKQEVKRLKFDKKEREDETSEEKESSCHQGPESLSETPESSKDSCGEEYKSEPSCDAPSISDDRDPSSTQTEPSEGEGKSSEAEAAHSPKDDSTVDQNEQLASSEKSTSFEQDSGESSSSSSSSSDGEALTSDKQVPSSSNSPDLSTEGGADISNGAETAVEPEEHD from the exons GATCTCGTGGTCACAGTTCAAAACATACTTTATGTTTAAGTTGGAAAAAGTCATGGATGATTTCCATGCTTCAACACCGGAACAGAGAGGACTGCATAATCCCAATGTAGAGTATATTCCCTTTGAAGAAATGAAGAAGAGGATCTTAAAAATAGTGGATGGTTACAATGG AATCCCATTCACCATTCAACGCCTGTGTGAACTCCTTACAGACCCAAAGCGAAACTATACAGGAACAGACAAATTTCTCAGGGGTTTGGAGAAG AATGTAATGGTGGTCAGCTGTGTATACCCCTCATCAGA GAAAAATGGGGCATCCAGTGTAAACAGAATGAATGGAGTGATGTTTCCTGGTAACTCTTCTCTATATTCAGACAG AAATGTGAATGGACCAGGAACACCGAAACCACTCACAAGACCAAAGCTTTCATTGTCGACTTCACTTTCCACTAATGGGCTCCCTGACAGTCCAATCAGCAGAGAGCCAGAACCAACCAAAGAGGAGGTCGAAGAGCACTTTATCAG tgAATCCTCACTCTCAGAAGGTGCAGTGACACCAAACAGTGGGATAAAGAACAAACAcccagaggaagaggaggattcTGATGCTGACAAGCAAGAGGTCAAGAGGCTGAAGTTTGACAAaaaggagagggaggatgaaACAAGTGAAGAAAAGGAGTCATCTTGTCATCAAGGGCCAGAGAGCTTGTCAGAGACACCGGAGTCTTCAAAAGACTCTTGTGGTGAAGAGTACAAAAGTGAACCTTCTTGTGACGCACCTAGTATTTCAGATGATCGTG ATCCTAGCAGCACGCAGACGGAACCTTCTGAAGGGGAGGGAAAGTCATCTGAGGCAGAGGCTGCCCACAGTCCGAAGGATGACAGCACTGTGGACCAAAATGAGCAGCTGGCTTCATCAGAGAAGAGTACAAGCTTTGAACAGGACAGTggggagagcagcagcagtagcagcagcagcagtgatggaGAGGCCTTAACCAGTGACAAGCAGGTCCCCTCTTCCAGTAATTCACCTGACTTGTCAACAGAGGGTGGTGCTGACATTTCAAACGGAGCAGAGACTGCAGTAGAGCCTGAGGAACATGACTAA
- the oard1 gene encoding ADP-ribose glycohydrolase OARD1: MLIATRFFKCVFTTLNTEPVTLQVLYSLFSMSSKLESPASIGQMKHVKDSWRMNYVTGDLFSCPEDEALAHCISEDCRMGAGIAVLFKQKFKGVSELKEQKKETGQCAVLMREGRFVYYLITKKRAFQKPTYTSLRQSLEDMRSHCVKNGVRRISMPRIGCGLDRLEWAKVSVILEQVFKHTNISITVYSLPQKTETTVMKGNLCR, translated from the exons ATGCTGATAGCCACGCgttttttcaaatgtgttttcacgACTCTTAACACGGAACCAGTCACCCTTCAAGTGCTCTACTCACTGTTTTCAATGTCGTCTAAACTTGAGAGCCCTGCCAGCATTGGCCAAATGAAG CATGTAAAAGACAGCTGGAGGATGAATTATGTCACCGGAGACCTGTTCAGCTGCCCCGAAGACGAGGCTTTGGCCCACTGCATCAGTGAAGACTGCCGCATGGGGGCAGGCATAGCAGTGCTGTTCAAGCAGAAGTTCAAAGGGGTGTCGGAGTTAAAGGAACAGA aaaaggagaCGGGACAGTGTGCTGTACTGATGAGAGAAGGACGTTTTGTCTACTATCTG ATCACAAAGAAAAGGGCCTTCCAAAAACCCACCTACACCAGCCTGAGACAGAGCCTGGAGGACATGAGGTCACACTGTGTAAAGAATGGCGTAAGAAGAATATCAATGCCTCG TATTGGCTGTGGCCTGGATCGACTGGAGTGGGCCAAAGTGTCGGTGATACTGGAGCAGGtcttcaaacacacaaacatctccATCACAGTCTACAGCCTTcctcagaaaacagaaaccacAGTGATGAAGGGAAACCTGTGTAGATGA
- the LOC111572084 gene encoding serine/threonine-protein phosphatase 4 regulatory subunit 2-A-like isoform X1, with amino-acid sequence MDIDAFLEAFQDFEKKGKRETCPVLEQFLCHVAKTGQPMISWSQFKTYFMFKLEKVMDDFHASTPEQRGLHNPNVEYIPFEEMKKRILKIVDGYNGIPFTIQRLCELLTDPKRNYTGTDKFLRGLEKNVMVVSCVYPSSEKNGASSVNRMNGVMFPGNSSLYSDSRNVNGPGTPKPLTRPKLSLSTSLSTNGLPDSPISREPEPTKEEVEEHFISESSLSEGAVTPNSGIKNKHPEEEEDSDADKQEVKRLKFDKKEREDETSEEKESSCHQGPESLSETPESSKDSCGEEYKSEPSCDAPSISDDRDPSSTQTEPSEGEGKSSEAEAAHSPKDDSTVDQNEQLASSEKSTSFEQDSGESSSSSSSSSDGEALTSDKQVPSSSNSPDLSTEGGADISNGAETAVEPEEHD; translated from the exons GATCTCGTGGTCACAGTTCAAAACATACTTTATGTTTAAGTTGGAAAAAGTCATGGATGATTTCCATGCTTCAACACCGGAACAGAGAGGACTGCATAATCCCAATGTAGAGTATATTCCCTTTGAAGAAATGAAGAAGAGGATCTTAAAAATAGTGGATGGTTACAATGG AATCCCATTCACCATTCAACGCCTGTGTGAACTCCTTACAGACCCAAAGCGAAACTATACAGGAACAGACAAATTTCTCAGGGGTTTGGAGAAG AATGTAATGGTGGTCAGCTGTGTATACCCCTCATCAGA GAAAAATGGGGCATCCAGTGTAAACAGAATGAATGGAGTGATGTTTCCTGGTAACTCTTCTCTATATTCAGACAG TAGAAATGTGAATGGACCAGGAACACCGAAACCACTCACAAGACCAAAGCTTTCATTGTCGACTTCACTTTCCACTAATGGGCTCCCTGACAGTCCAATCAGCAGAGAGCCAGAACCAACCAAAGAGGAGGTCGAAGAGCACTTTATCAG tgAATCCTCACTCTCAGAAGGTGCAGTGACACCAAACAGTGGGATAAAGAACAAACAcccagaggaagaggaggattcTGATGCTGACAAGCAAGAGGTCAAGAGGCTGAAGTTTGACAAaaaggagagggaggatgaaACAAGTGAAGAAAAGGAGTCATCTTGTCATCAAGGGCCAGAGAGCTTGTCAGAGACACCGGAGTCTTCAAAAGACTCTTGTGGTGAAGAGTACAAAAGTGAACCTTCTTGTGACGCACCTAGTATTTCAGATGATCGTG ATCCTAGCAGCACGCAGACGGAACCTTCTGAAGGGGAGGGAAAGTCATCTGAGGCAGAGGCTGCCCACAGTCCGAAGGATGACAGCACTGTGGACCAAAATGAGCAGCTGGCTTCATCAGAGAAGAGTACAAGCTTTGAACAGGACAGTggggagagcagcagcagtagcagcagcagcagtgatggaGAGGCCTTAACCAGTGACAAGCAGGTCCCCTCTTCCAGTAATTCACCTGACTTGTCAACAGAGGGTGGTGCTGACATTTCAAACGGAGCAGAGACTGCAGTAGAGCCTGAGGAACATGACTAA